The Calditrichota bacterium genomic interval CGGGCGAGAATCCGCCGAAGACAACGGAATGGACGGCTCCAATACGTGCACAAGCCAGAAGAGCGATGACCAACTCCGGCACCACCGGCATATAGATTGCCACCCGGTCGCCTTTAGTGACGCCAAGGGAGCGCAGGGCACTGGCGAACTTGCAGGTTTCCCGGTAGAGTTCCCAGAAGGTGAGGGTTCGTCGCTCGCCGGGTTCACCTTCCCAGATGAGAGCGGCTTTGTTGCGATTTGGGCCGACGATGTGGCGGTCGAGGATCGATTCCGTGATGTTTAACTTCCCGCCCACAAACCATTTGACGTCGGGCGGAGTTCCCTCGAGGATGCGCTCCCAGGACTTGCGCCAGACCAGGTCCCGGGCAAAGGAAGCCCAGAACGCCTCGGGATCGGACGCTGCATTCTCGTAAACTGCCGGGTCGGAGACATTAGCCTGAGCGACGAACTCCGCCGGAGGAGGATAGAGCCGTTCCTCGTTGAGAAGTGTGTCTATAGTATTGCCGGAGGAGTTGTTCATTGTGAAGGGACTGCTTTATTGAGTTCGTTAGTAACGGGTTCGAGATGTAAGGGAACCGGGGCGCGTCGAATCGCCTTGCCTCAGCGACCGGCAATGATTATTATAATCTACTTATTCCGGTTTCCCAAATTAGCGTCAGGCCAGGGTTCCCAGCCTGACATCCCAAGCCAACCGCCTAACCCAAAGTTCTATGAAAGACGTCCATCCCGAGCGGATCCGCAACCTTGTCCTGACCGGTCACCAGACTTCCGGCAAGACCACCCTGACCGAAGCTTTGCTTTTCAGAATGGGCGCTACCAGCCGGATGGGATCGGTCGAGGAAGGCAACACCCAGAGCGACTACCATCCCGACGAAATGAGCCGCCGGATGTCGATTTCCACAACGCTCCTGACCGGCGAGCATAAGGGGACCAAAATCAACCTCCTCGACACGCCCGGTTTCACCGACTTTCAGGGGGATGTCAGGTGCGCCATCCGGGTCGCCGATACTGCTCTGATGCTGATCAACGCAACTTCGGGTATCGAGGTCGGGACGGAACTCTTCTGGGGCTTTTGCGAGGAGCGTCACACCGGAAGGTGTTTCCTAATCAATCACCTTGACAAGGAGCATGTCAGTTTCGAGCGCACCGTCCGGGCCTTGTCGGAGCGCTTTGAGGCTGCAGTTCCGGTGCAGTTCCCGGTGGGCGAGGGATCGGACGGATTTCACCAGATCGTCGATCTGATCGCGATGAAGTTGGTTGATTACAATAAGGACGGCAGCGAGAAGTCGCGGTCGGACATCCCGGTGGACTTGAAAACACGCGCTGACGAAATGCGAACCCGGCTGGTGGAACGTTGTGCCGAAGCAGACGACGCCCTGATGGAGCAGTTCTTCGCCAACGACGGCCTTTCGTCGGACGAGATGATTCAAGGCCTTAGAAAGGGCATACTCGACGGGAAATTATTCCCGATCCTGTGCAGTGCGGCGAAGAGTCAGGTCGGCGCAACGCTGTTGCTGGACTTCATTGCCGAGTATCTGCCGTCGCCGCTCGACGTCGGACCGGCGGAGGCAATTCAGGAAGCCGGCGGGAAGTCAACCAAGGTCTTCTGCGATGCCGGCAGCACAGCAGCCGCGCTGGTCTTCAAGACGATCTCAGAACAGCACGTCGGCGACCTTTCGTTCTTCCGCGTCTATGGCGGCAAGGTGACCGTCGGCGCCGATCTGCGTAACACTTCCCGCGGGACAACGGAGAAGATTGGGCAGATCTTTTCGGTCAGCGGCAAGAGCCGTAAGAACATCGACGAGGTTTCGGCCGGCGACATCGGAGCATTGGTCAAGTTGCGCGACACTCACACCGGGAATACGTTGTCGCAAGCCAAGGACGGGCTCATCCTTGGCGGCATCGACTTCCCGGATCCGGTTACCCGGACGGCAGTGGTGCCCCGCAACCGTGGCGACGAAGAGAAGATCTCCAACGCGCTCCACATTCTGGCGGAGGAGGATCCTTCGTTCAAGTTCCACTATGATCCTGAACTGGCGCAGTTGATCATCGAGGGTCAAGGGGAGTTGCATCTCTTGATCCTGCTCGAGCGGCTGAAGGAGCGATTCGGAGTGGAGGTCGATCAGGAGGATCCGAAGATCCCCTATCGCGAGACGATCCGCGCGACCGCTGAAGGGCAGGGCAAGTTCAAGAAGCAAACCGGCGGCCGGGGGCAGTTCGGGGACTGCTGGCTCAAACTTGAGCCACTCCCGCGAGGCGGCGCCTTCGAGTTTGTCGATGCGATCGTGGGCGGGGTGATCCCAGGCAAGTTCATACCGGCGGTCGAAAAGGGCGTCCGGGGAGCGATGACCGACGGCGTCATCTCCGGCTTTCCGGTAGTCGATGTGCGGGTGACAGTTTATGACGGCTCGTATCACACGGTCGATTCGTCGGAGAACTCGTTCAAGATCGCCGGATCGATGGGCTTCAAGAAGGTCTTTCAGGAGGCTCGTCCG includes:
- the fusA gene encoding elongation factor G, with translation MKDVHPERIRNLVLTGHQTSGKTTLTEALLFRMGATSRMGSVEEGNTQSDYHPDEMSRRMSISTTLLTGEHKGTKINLLDTPGFTDFQGDVRCAIRVADTALMLINATSGIEVGTELFWGFCEERHTGRCFLINHLDKEHVSFERTVRALSERFEAAVPVQFPVGEGSDGFHQIVDLIAMKLVDYNKDGSEKSRSDIPVDLKTRADEMRTRLVERCAEADDALMEQFFANDGLSSDEMIQGLRKGILDGKLFPILCSAAKSQVGATLLLDFIAEYLPSPLDVGPAEAIQEAGGKSTKVFCDAGSTAAALVFKTISEQHVGDLSFFRVYGGKVTVGADLRNTSRGTTEKIGQIFSVSGKSRKNIDEVSAGDIGALVKLRDTHTGNTLSQAKDGLILGGIDFPDPVTRTAVVPRNRGDEEKISNALHILAEEDPSFKFHYDPELAQLIIEGQGELHLLILLERLKERFGVEVDQEDPKIPYRETIRATAEGQGKFKKQTGGRGQFGDCWLKLEPLPRGGAFEFVDAIVGGVIPGKFIPAVEKGVRGAMTDGVISGFPVVDVRVTVYDGSYHTVDSSENSFKIAGSMGFKKVFQEARPVVLEPIYDLEVRVPEEYMGDVMGDVSSKRGKILGMDRDGRFQVIKAKVPLGELHKYSSTLRSLTGGRGLHRQTFSHYEEVPGDIQKKLMETYEARRAKGGEEE